In one window of Dokdonia sp. PRO95 DNA:
- a CDS encoding GNAT family N-acetyltransferase codes for MITLKEMTTPRELKQFVKFPFSLYKNEPKWVPPIVADELDSMDPAKNPVFKNATARYFLAFAKAENGKEKVVGRICAIINAIEIKEQGKPKMRFGWFDAIDDIEVTKALLAKVTEIGKENNLEFIEGPVGFSNMEKAGLLVEGYEYMNTMITWYNFPYYKDHFEQLGFEKAAEWVEFKIQIDPPEKQNPKVKKFADIIAKRYELSPLEFKTSADVKPYVNEMFGLLNKTYDKLSTFVPIQQYQIDHYKEKYIKYIHPDFIKCVQDKDGKLVAFAITMPSFNEALKKANGSLFPFGFYHLLKAKKRNDTAAFYLIGIDPEYQNKGVTAVIFQKMQELFNKRGITQVETNPELEENKAIQQLWKNYEHKLHKRRRTYRKDF; via the coding sequence ATGATTACCCTTAAGGAAATGACAACCCCTAGAGAACTTAAACAATTTGTTAAGTTCCCATTTTCCCTTTATAAAAATGAACCTAAATGGGTTCCTCCTATCGTGGCCGATGAGCTAGATAGTATGGATCCCGCAAAAAATCCAGTTTTTAAAAATGCTACGGCTCGTTATTTTCTTGCTTTCGCGAAAGCGGAAAATGGAAAAGAGAAAGTAGTGGGAAGAATATGCGCAATCATTAATGCCATTGAAATAAAAGAACAAGGAAAACCTAAAATGCGTTTTGGTTGGTTTGACGCCATTGACGATATAGAAGTTACAAAGGCACTTCTTGCCAAGGTTACAGAAATAGGAAAAGAAAATAACCTCGAGTTTATTGAGGGACCTGTAGGGTTTTCAAACATGGAAAAAGCAGGATTACTTGTAGAGGGTTATGAGTATATGAATACCATGATTACTTGGTACAATTTCCCATATTATAAAGATCACTTTGAACAATTAGGATTTGAGAAAGCTGCCGAGTGGGTAGAGTTTAAAATACAGATTGACCCACCAGAAAAACAAAACCCAAAAGTTAAGAAATTTGCAGATATTATTGCTAAACGCTATGAGCTTAGTCCGCTAGAATTTAAAACCTCTGCAGATGTAAAACCTTATGTAAATGAAATGTTTGGCTTGCTTAACAAAACCTATGACAAGCTAAGTACGTTTGTACCCATACAGCAGTACCAGATTGATCATTACAAGGAAAAATACATCAAGTACATACATCCAGATTTTATTAAATGTGTGCAAGATAAAGATGGGAAGTTAGTGGCATTTGCGATTACAATGCCATCCTTTAATGAAGCCCTAAAAAAAGCTAATGGTAGCTTGTTCCCTTTTGGGTTTTATCACTTGCTTAAAGCGAAAAAGCGAAATGATACTGCTGCGTTCTATCTCATAGGTATTGATCCAGAATACCAAAACAAAGGAGTTACTGCGGTAATCTTCCAAAAAATGCAAGAGCTTTTTAACAAGAGAGGTATCACTCAAGTTGAGACAAACCCTGAGCTAGAAGAAAACAAAGCCATCCAGCAACTGTGGAAAAACTATGAGCACAAACTACACAAACGCAGAAGAACTTATAGAAAAGATTTTTAA
- a CDS encoding FAD-dependent protein, whose translation MSTLVQINVLPHQAEDDDYIAEVAFKKARLRADDVREWDIRKRSIDARKSPVKVSLQIEFWKHGEERPQIPPFVPQDVSNAKEIAIIGAGPAGLYAALRAVEGGLKPIVFERGKDVRARRRDLAAINKEHIVNPDSNYCFGEGGAGTYSDGKLYTRSKKRGNVLKALEWFVHFGAVEDILVDAHPHIGTNKLPKIITAMREAIIQYGGEVRFDTKLTDLKIEDSAIKAIQINDTDWLNFDNVILATGHSARDIFYLLHKRNIKIEAKPFAIGVRIEHQQELIDDIQYHSDGDNPYLPPASYSLVQQVDGLGVYSFCMCPGGIIAPCATDQEEIVTNGWSPSKRDNPYANSGIVVSVTPEDLPNYKEGDPFVCLDFQKSVERACWEAAGKTQAAPAQRMRDFIDGRVSKNFPKTSYQPGIVAVDLNKVLPDLIAKRLKKAFLSFGRKMKGYLTNDAVIHAPESRTSSPVSIPRDWETLEHVEIKGLYPCGEGAGYAGGIISAAIDGINCVDKIVAKQEAQL comes from the coding sequence ATGTCTACACTTGTTCAAATAAACGTACTTCCACACCAAGCAGAAGATGATGATTACATCGCAGAAGTTGCCTTTAAAAAAGCGCGACTTAGAGCAGATGATGTAAGAGAATGGGATATACGCAAGCGATCTATAGATGCTCGCAAATCTCCAGTTAAAGTCTCACTACAAATAGAATTCTGGAAACATGGAGAAGAGCGTCCACAGATTCCTCCTTTTGTACCCCAAGATGTTTCAAACGCAAAAGAAATAGCGATTATAGGTGCTGGTCCTGCGGGATTATATGCCGCATTACGCGCTGTAGAAGGCGGACTTAAACCTATTGTTTTTGAAAGAGGAAAAGACGTGCGTGCTAGAAGACGCGATCTAGCAGCGATTAATAAAGAACATATTGTAAATCCAGACTCCAACTATTGTTTTGGAGAAGGAGGAGCAGGAACATATTCTGACGGGAAGTTATATACACGTTCAAAAAAGCGAGGTAATGTACTTAAAGCCCTTGAGTGGTTTGTACATTTTGGTGCAGTAGAAGATATTTTGGTAGACGCACACCCACATATAGGTACTAATAAATTGCCTAAAATCATTACTGCGATGCGTGAAGCCATCATCCAGTATGGAGGAGAGGTGAGATTTGATACAAAACTTACAGACCTCAAAATTGAAGATAGTGCCATTAAAGCAATACAGATAAATGATACCGATTGGCTCAATTTCGATAACGTAATCCTTGCCACTGGGCATTCTGCTCGTGATATATTTTACTTACTTCATAAACGTAACATTAAGATAGAGGCAAAGCCGTTTGCAATAGGTGTGCGTATTGAGCACCAGCAGGAGCTTATAGACGATATACAGTATCACTCAGATGGTGATAATCCATATTTACCACCAGCTTCCTATAGCTTAGTACAACAGGTTGATGGGTTAGGAGTTTACTCTTTCTGTATGTGTCCTGGAGGGATTATAGCTCCATGTGCGACAGATCAAGAAGAGATTGTAACCAACGGATGGAGTCCTTCTAAGCGTGATAATCCGTATGCCAACTCCGGAATTGTGGTTAGTGTAACTCCAGAAGATTTGCCTAATTACAAAGAAGGAGACCCCTTTGTATGTTTAGACTTTCAAAAGTCGGTAGAGCGTGCATGTTGGGAAGCGGCAGGTAAAACTCAAGCTGCTCCTGCACAACGCATGCGAGATTTTATTGACGGTCGTGTGTCAAAAAACTTTCCTAAAACCTCTTACCAGCCAGGAATTGTAGCAGTAGATCTTAATAAAGTGCTTCCAGATTTAATAGCCAAACGATTAAAGAAAGCGTTCTTAAGTTTTGGTAGAAAAATGAAAGGTTATCTCACTAATGATGCGGTTATACACGCTCCAGAAAGCCGTACTTCATCTCCTGTTTCTATTCCACGAGATTGGGAAACTCTTGAACACGTAGAGATTAAAGGATTGTATCCTTGTGGTGAAGGTGCTGGATATGCCGGAGGGATTATCTCGGCGGCAATTGACGGTATAAACTGTGTAGATAAAATTGTCGCAAAACAAGAAGCACAACTGTAA
- a CDS encoding hydroxymethylglutaryl-CoA lyase, which translates to MNENVKIIECPRDAMQGIKDWIPTESKVQYIQSLLRCGFDTIDVGSFVSPKAIPQMKDSAEVLHSLDLSKTDSKLLSIVANLRGAQDAVQHEMVDYLGYPFSISENFQMRNTHKTIAQSVDLLKDIIELADSKDKELVVYISMGFGNPYGDPWNVDIVGEWAEKLSSMGVKILSLSDTVGTSDAETIDYLFSNLIKRYPKVEFGAHLHTTPTTWHEKVDAAYKAGCRRFDGAIQGFGGCPMAADDLTGNMPTEKLVSYFASVKADDNVNAMSFESSYNEALKIFQKYH; encoded by the coding sequence GTGAATGAGAATGTAAAAATTATTGAGTGTCCTCGTGACGCGATGCAAGGTATAAAAGATTGGATTCCTACAGAGTCTAAGGTTCAATATATACAATCGTTATTACGCTGTGGTTTTGACACCATAGACGTAGGTAGTTTTGTGTCGCCAAAGGCGATTCCTCAAATGAAGGATTCTGCAGAGGTTTTACACAGTCTTGATTTATCAAAAACCGATAGTAAATTACTTTCTATTGTGGCAAACTTGCGCGGAGCACAAGATGCCGTGCAGCATGAAATGGTAGATTATCTTGGTTATCCATTTTCTATCTCAGAGAATTTTCAAATGCGTAACACGCATAAAACTATCGCTCAATCTGTAGATTTACTCAAGGATATTATAGAACTCGCTGATTCAAAGGATAAAGAGCTAGTCGTTTATATCTCTATGGGATTTGGTAATCCATACGGTGATCCATGGAATGTGGATATCGTAGGGGAGTGGGCAGAGAAGCTCAGCAGTATGGGAGTAAAAATACTTTCCTTATCAGATACGGTAGGTACCTCAGATGCAGAGACGATAGATTATCTATTCTCTAATCTTATAAAGCGCTATCCAAAAGTTGAATTTGGAGCTCATTTACACACAACGCCTACCACTTGGCACGAGAAAGTAGATGCAGCTTATAAAGCGGGTTGCCGTAGATTTGACGGTGCGATTCAAGGTTTTGGTGGTTGCCCAATGGCGGCAGACGATCTTACAGGTAACATGCCTACAGAGAAACTCGTTTCTTATTTTGCCTCCGTTAAGGCAGATGATAATGTGAATGCAATGAGTTTTGAAAGTAGCTACAACGAAGCTTTAAAAATCTTTCAGAAATATCACTAG
- a CDS encoding N-acetylglucosamine kinase: protein MILVVDSGSTKTDWIALTDDGKSLFQTQTLGLNPQVLSREILRERIVNNFELYKHRKDVKALYFYGAGCGTERPRILMRSVFDEIFTQATDIVLKEDTYAALYATATEGERSIVSILGTGSNCSYFDGTDIIQKVVSLGYVVMDDASGNYFGRQLIRDYKFGKIPAALAQKFESEYDLSSENIKNHLYKNPNPNTYLATFARFIIENKDEEYCQGVIKEGLSVFVEHQIVLQFPDAKEIPIHFVGSIGFYLQAELKEVLGSFGLTAGKILKRPIDGLVAHHKEHILAK from the coding sequence ATGATTTTAGTAGTAGATAGCGGTTCGACAAAAACAGATTGGATTGCGCTAACTGATGATGGTAAAAGTCTTTTTCAAACACAAACTTTAGGATTAAATCCTCAAGTTTTATCTCGAGAAATTTTAAGAGAACGTATTGTAAACAACTTTGAGCTTTATAAACATAGAAAAGATGTGAAAGCACTTTACTTCTATGGTGCTGGTTGTGGTACAGAGCGCCCTCGTATTTTAATGAGAAGTGTTTTTGATGAGATATTTACTCAGGCTACTGATATTGTTCTTAAAGAAGATACGTATGCAGCATTATATGCTACAGCCACAGAGGGAGAGAGAAGTATTGTTTCTATCTTAGGTACAGGGTCAAACTGTAGTTACTTTGATGGTACAGACATCATTCAGAAAGTAGTTTCTCTGGGTTATGTAGTAATGGATGATGCGAGTGGTAATTATTTTGGACGTCAACTTATACGTGATTATAAGTTCGGGAAAATACCGGCTGCACTAGCCCAAAAATTTGAGTCAGAATATGACTTAAGTTCGGAAAACATAAAGAATCACCTTTATAAAAATCCTAATCCTAATACATATCTAGCAACCTTTGCACGTTTCATTATTGAAAATAAAGATGAGGAGTATTGCCAAGGAGTTATAAAGGAAGGGCTTTCTGTATTTGTAGAACATCAGATTGTTCTCCAGTTTCCAGACGCAAAAGAAATACCTATTCATTTTGTAGGTTCTATAGGCTTTTATTTACAAGCCGAACTTAAGGAAGTATTAGGTAGTTTTGGACTTACTGCTGGTAAGATTCTTAAACGACCTATAGATGGCCTTGTTGCGCATCATAAAGAACACATACTTGCCAAGTAG
- the gap gene encoding type I glyceraldehyde-3-phosphate dehydrogenase yields MANLKLGINGFGRIGRIVFRATVKRDNVDVVAINDLLDVDHLAYLLKYDSVHGRFDGTVEVKDGHLVVDGKTIRVTAERDPKNLKWDEAGADVVAECTGIFTTLETANYHIEGGAKKVVISAPSKDAPMFVMGVNDADLTAEHTVVSNASCTTNCLAPMAKVIEDNFGLEEALMTTIHAGTSTQFVVDAPSRKNYRLGRSALNNIIPTSTGAAKAVGKVLPAVDGKLTGMAFRVPTADVSVVDLTVKTSKATSVEAIKKAFKDAAEGSMKGVVGYTEDAVVSQDFVSETRTSVFDADSAIELNPTFFKLVSWYDNEFGYSNKLVDLAEKVNTL; encoded by the coding sequence ATGGCAAATTTAAAATTAGGAATAAACGGTTTTGGACGTATTGGACGTATCGTATTTAGAGCGACAGTAAAGCGTGATAATGTAGATGTAGTAGCAATAAACGATCTACTGGATGTAGATCACCTAGCATACCTTCTTAAATATGACTCTGTACACGGACGTTTTGATGGAACTGTAGAGGTAAAAGATGGACACCTTGTTGTAGATGGTAAAACTATACGTGTTACTGCAGAGCGTGATCCTAAAAATCTTAAGTGGGATGAAGCTGGAGCAGACGTTGTGGCAGAGTGTACAGGTATCTTTACAACTCTAGAAACGGCAAATTACCATATAGAAGGAGGAGCAAAGAAAGTTGTAATATCTGCGCCTTCTAAAGATGCACCTATGTTTGTAATGGGAGTAAATGACGCAGATCTTACTGCAGAGCACACCGTGGTGTCTAACGCTTCTTGTACTACAAACTGTCTAGCACCTATGGCAAAAGTTATAGAAGATAACTTTGGACTTGAAGAGGCGCTTATGACTACAATACACGCAGGTACTTCTACACAGTTTGTAGTAGACGCACCTAGCCGTAAGAACTACCGTCTAGGCCGTAGTGCTTTAAATAACATTATACCTACATCTACAGGAGCTGCAAAAGCAGTGGGGAAAGTATTACCAGCAGTAGATGGAAAACTTACAGGGATGGCTTTCCGTGTACCTACGGCAGATGTATCTGTAGTAGACTTAACTGTGAAGACTTCAAAAGCAACTTCTGTAGAGGCTATCAAAAAAGCATTTAAAGATGCTGCCGAAGGTTCTATGAAAGGTGTGGTAGGCTATACTGAAGATGCTGTAGTATCTCAAGATTTTGTAAGCGAGACACGTACTTCTGTATTTGATGCAGATAGTGCAATAGAGTTAAACCCAACATTCTTTAAGCTTGTGTCTTGGTATGATAACGAGTTTGGATATTCTAATAAACTAGTTGACCTTGCAGAAAAAGTAAATACACTTTAA
- a CDS encoding nuclear transport factor 2 family protein, which translates to MNHNTLIATFYKAFTNGDAAGMTACYHDDIIFSDPAFGTLHGKEAKAMWHMLIERGKGANKVSNSNIETTATTGSAQWTARYPYGPKKRPVVNHVTANFTFKDGKIIEHHDTFDMYSWTKQALGMPGVLLGWSGFMRNSIQKKTNGMLKKYMERNPQ; encoded by the coding sequence ATGAACCACAATACTCTTATTGCAACATTTTACAAAGCGTTTACTAATGGAGATGCTGCAGGGATGACAGCCTGTTATCACGATGACATTATTTTTTCTGATCCAGCGTTTGGAACCTTACATGGCAAAGAAGCAAAAGCTATGTGGCACATGCTTATCGAGCGTGGAAAAGGAGCTAATAAAGTGAGCAATAGTAACATTGAAACCACAGCCACCACTGGAAGCGCGCAGTGGACAGCCCGCTATCCGTACGGACCCAAAAAACGTCCCGTAGTAAATCATGTGACTGCAAACTTTACATTTAAGGATGGTAAAATCATAGAACATCACGATACTTTCGACATGTATAGCTGGACTAAACAAGCACTTGGCATGCCAGGAGTTTTATTAGGATGGTCAGGATTTATGCGCAACTCGATTCAAAAAAAGACCAACGGAATGCTCAAAAAATACATGGAAAGAAATCCGCAATAA
- a CDS encoding radical SAM protein: MKDILLITPPFTQLNTPYPATAYIKGFLNTKDISSFQMDLGIEVILQLFSAKEFTRLFEIAREHDTIVSDNCRRIYAMRDTYVKLLDDVMSFLQGKNQTLARQICTGNFLPRASRFDQLDDMEWAFGEMGMQDKAKHLATLFLEDLSDFIVECIDPNFGFSRYAERLGQSANSFDELYTSLQDDLTIVDEITIDILEARFRESVPKLVLLSVPFPGNLYSAFRCGQWIKEHYPTVKVAMGGGFPNTELRELTDTRVFEFVDYITLDDGELPVELLVEDVVQNVENPTYKRTFILENGEVTYKNNTLRQDYKQAYLGTPDYSDLLLDQYVSVIEIANPMHSLWSDGRWNKLTMAHGCYWGKCTFCDISLDYIKIYEPIAASILVDRMEILIEQTGETGFHFVDEAAPPALMKALALEIIKRKLVVTWWTNIRFEKNFTKDLCRLLKASGCIAVSGGLEVASDRLLKLIDKGVTVAQVAQVTLNFTEADIMVHSYLMYGYPTQTEQETIDSLEMVRQLFELGIIQSGFWHQFALTTHSPVGKDPESYGVTPHYNEITFANNDVDFSDKTGIDHSKFSYGLKKSLFNYMHGIGFDEGLQEWFDFEVPRTTIHPHVIEDSLQDELQFNTKSTSRILWLGFPPMQKTFKKKKRELTELTFQDQTGTTQITVDTQDALWLIDMLEMASPHQDKLPTYAALKTSYEETQENFELFWYSKAMLSLREAGLLVI; this comes from the coding sequence TTGAAAGATATTTTACTCATCACTCCGCCATTTACGCAACTCAATACCCCTTATCCTGCTACGGCATACATTAAAGGGTTTTTAAATACTAAAGACATCTCATCATTCCAGATGGATCTTGGTATAGAGGTTATTTTGCAACTATTTTCGGCAAAGGAATTTACAAGGCTTTTTGAGATTGCTCGCGAGCATGACACGATTGTTTCAGATAATTGTAGGCGTATCTATGCAATGCGAGATACCTATGTTAAGCTACTTGATGACGTAATGTCCTTCTTACAAGGAAAAAATCAAACCCTTGCAAGACAAATATGCACCGGCAACTTCTTACCACGTGCTTCTCGATTTGATCAGCTAGATGATATGGAGTGGGCTTTTGGCGAGATGGGAATGCAAGACAAAGCAAAGCATCTTGCTACTCTCTTTCTAGAAGATCTCTCAGATTTTATTGTGGAATGTATTGATCCTAATTTTGGATTTAGTCGCTATGCAGAGCGTTTAGGTCAAAGCGCAAACTCTTTTGATGAGTTATACACCTCGCTACAAGATGACCTCACTATTGTAGATGAGATTACTATTGATATTTTAGAAGCACGCTTTCGCGAAAGCGTACCAAAACTAGTGTTACTCTCCGTTCCATTCCCTGGAAATTTATACAGCGCTTTTAGATGTGGGCAGTGGATTAAAGAACACTACCCAACAGTCAAAGTAGCTATGGGAGGTGGTTTTCCTAACACAGAACTACGAGAATTAACAGACACGAGAGTCTTTGAATTTGTAGATTATATCACGCTAGATGATGGAGAACTCCCAGTAGAACTTCTCGTGGAAGATGTTGTGCAAAACGTGGAAAACCCTACCTATAAGCGCACATTCATTCTTGAAAATGGTGAGGTTACTTATAAAAATAATACGCTCCGTCAAGACTATAAACAGGCGTACTTAGGAACTCCAGATTATTCAGATTTATTGCTTGATCAGTATGTCTCTGTGATTGAGATTGCAAACCCTATGCACAGTTTGTGGAGTGATGGTCGCTGGAATAAGCTTACCATGGCGCATGGTTGCTATTGGGGAAAATGTACCTTTTGTGATATTTCGTTAGATTATATAAAAATCTACGAGCCCATCGCTGCGAGTATTCTGGTAGATCGTATGGAAATACTGATTGAGCAAACAGGAGAAACTGGTTTCCACTTTGTAGATGAAGCGGCACCACCAGCGTTGATGAAAGCGCTTGCGCTTGAAATCATCAAGCGAAAGCTAGTTGTCACCTGGTGGACAAACATCAGGTTTGAGAAAAACTTTACTAAAGATTTATGTAGACTTCTCAAAGCCTCTGGTTGTATTGCCGTTTCTGGCGGACTAGAAGTCGCTTCAGATAGACTATTGAAGCTTATTGATAAAGGAGTGACTGTTGCACAAGTTGCTCAAGTTACACTCAATTTTACCGAAGCAGATATTATGGTGCACTCCTACTTGATGTATGGATATCCTACTCAAACGGAGCAAGAAACGATAGATAGTCTTGAGATGGTACGCCAGCTTTTTGAGCTGGGCATTATACAATCTGGCTTCTGGCATCAATTTGCCCTTACCACGCACAGCCCTGTAGGCAAAGACCCGGAGAGCTACGGAGTAACTCCACATTATAACGAGATTACCTTTGCAAACAATGATGTAGACTTTAGTGATAAAACTGGAATAGACCATAGCAAATTCAGCTACGGTCTCAAGAAATCTCTCTTCAACTACATGCATGGGATTGGATTTGATGAGGGCTTGCAAGAATGGTTTGACTTTGAGGTTCCTCGCACAACGATTCATCCACATGTGATAGAGGATAGTCTTCAAGACGAATTACAATTTAATACAAAATCTACCTCTAGAATACTGTGGCTGGGCTTTCCTCCTATGCAAAAGACATTTAAGAAGAAAAAACGCGAACTAACAGAGCTTACGTTTCAAGATCAAACAGGAACTACACAAATTACGGTAGATACTCAAGATGCACTTTGGCTAATCGACATGCTAGAAATGGCGAGTCCACATCAAGATAAATTACCGACTTACGCCGCTCTCAAAACTTCGTATGAGGAAACGCAAGAAAATTTTGAGTTATTCTGGTATTCTAAGGCGATGCTAAGTCTGCGAGAAGCGGGACTACTAGTTATATAA
- a CDS encoding M20/M25/M40 family metallo-hydrolase, whose protein sequence is MKLKYSTLALGLLLSTSLFAQKDNPTVQALIKEATTNSQLETLAHEITDVLGPRLVGTPQMQAANDWAVAQYKSWGIDARNEQYGEWRGWERGISHIDMLEPRVQSLRGTQLAWNPSTSKEGVTAEVITLPTVKDAKDFTKWLKNVKGKIVLLSKPQITGRPDYNWEEFATEKSFAKMKRQRDSLSNLWNDNIQRTGFTSRGLPEALENAGAVGIVTSNWSRGFGVNKIFSARTKKIPTVDLELEDYGMLYRLAESGHTPKINITAISKELGVVPTFNTIAEIKGTEKPEEYVILSAHFDSWDGGTGATDNGTGTLVMMEAMRILKKIYPNPKRTILVGHWGSEEQGLNGSRAFVEDHPEIVAKVQASFNQDNGTGRVVRLNGGGFLRSYDYLSRWLNAVPNEISNEIETTFPGAPARGGSDYASFQAAGAPGFSLSSLNWSYWNYTWHTNRDTYDKIVFDDIRNNVILTAILTYMASEDPEFTSRERAVLPIDRRSGEPREWPTPRSPTRKGGMD, encoded by the coding sequence ATGAAATTAAAATACAGCACACTAGCGCTAGGTCTTCTTTTAAGCACCTCGCTATTTGCCCAAAAGGACAACCCAACCGTTCAAGCGCTTATTAAAGAAGCCACCACAAACTCACAGCTAGAAACGCTAGCACACGAGATTACAGACGTATTAGGACCTAGACTTGTAGGAACGCCACAAATGCAGGCTGCCAATGACTGGGCAGTAGCTCAATACAAATCTTGGGGAATTGACGCTAGAAATGAGCAGTACGGAGAATGGCGCGGCTGGGAACGTGGTATCTCACACATAGATATGCTAGAACCACGTGTACAAAGTCTACGCGGTACACAACTCGCATGGAATCCTAGCACATCAAAAGAAGGAGTTACTGCAGAGGTAATTACCTTACCTACGGTAAAAGATGCTAAGGATTTTACAAAGTGGCTTAAGAACGTAAAAGGGAAAATTGTACTCCTGTCCAAACCACAAATCACGGGACGACCAGATTATAACTGGGAGGAGTTTGCAACCGAAAAGTCTTTTGCCAAAATGAAAAGACAACGCGACTCACTTTCTAACCTATGGAATGATAACATACAACGCACAGGATTTACGAGTAGAGGTCTACCAGAAGCACTAGAAAATGCTGGTGCTGTTGGGATTGTTACTTCAAACTGGTCTAGAGGTTTTGGTGTGAATAAAATCTTTAGTGCCCGCACGAAGAAAATCCCAACTGTAGATTTAGAGCTTGAAGATTATGGAATGTTATACCGACTTGCTGAGTCTGGTCACACACCTAAAATCAATATTACAGCCATTTCAAAAGAGCTTGGAGTTGTACCTACTTTTAACACTATTGCAGAAATAAAAGGAACCGAAAAACCAGAGGAGTATGTGATACTCTCAGCACATTTTGATTCTTGGGATGGTGGTACAGGAGCAACAGACAACGGTACAGGAACGCTAGTTATGATGGAAGCTATGCGTATTTTAAAGAAAATTTACCCTAACCCAAAGCGTACTATTCTTGTAGGTCACTGGGGAAGTGAAGAGCAAGGTCTTAACGGATCAAGAGCATTTGTAGAAGACCATCCAGAGATTGTAGCAAAGGTGCAGGCATCTTTTAATCAAGATAACGGTACTGGACGTGTAGTACGCCTTAATGGTGGCGGATTCTTAAGAAGCTACGATTATCTTAGTAGATGGCTTAATGCAGTGCCAAATGAAATTTCAAATGAAATTGAGACTACGTTTCCAGGTGCTCCCGCACGCGGAGGATCTGATTATGCCTCCTTTCAAGCAGCTGGTGCGCCAGGTTTTAGCTTAAGTAGCCTTAACTGGTCATACTGGAACTACACATGGCATACTAACCGTGACACTTATGATAAAATAGTTTTTGACGATATACGTAACAACGTAATTCTTACAGCAATATTAACCTATATGGCTAGTGAAGACCCAGAGTTTACTTCTCGTGAGCGAGCGGTATTACCTATAGATCGTCGTTCTGGAGAGCCTAGAGAATGGCCTACACCTAGATCTCCTACCCGCAAAGGAGGAATGGATTAA
- a CDS encoding transporter has protein sequence MHTLRFFTSVFIYFAVVTSAIAQYTETINSNRPGESQGAFSVGTRVLQVETGFDIGNDTHSLLETDTDIIGYNLNLRYGLFFENLELNGLMRYQRNEVSFTSGSAPLDPISGLETVQIGAKYLVYDPYKYAQDEVNLYSYHANNRFKWKTLIPAVSVYAAGVFDFTNSQFNTVREDGISPNIALVLQHNWGRWVWVNNIILDRVGTNFPTTSWITTLTHSFNEKFAGFAEYQLIDGDLYSDYIVRGGAAYLITKNLQVDLGGLVNFKDTPSRWNVSAGVSYRLDLHEKDEIIKDKNAADDKNSSSKRQAKRINKKKRKDAVDPDGQSNDTN, from the coding sequence ATGCATACTTTGCGTTTTTTCACCTCAGTCTTTATATACTTTGCAGTTGTTACTTCAGCAATAGCTCAATATACAGAGACAATCAATTCAAACAGACCTGGAGAATCTCAAGGTGCTTTTAGCGTAGGTACTCGTGTTCTACAAGTAGAGACAGGCTTTGATATAGGTAACGATACCCACTCCTTGTTGGAAACGGATACAGATATTATAGGCTATAATCTTAATTTAAGATATGGCTTGTTTTTTGAAAATCTAGAATTAAATGGACTTATGCGTTATCAACGTAACGAAGTTTCCTTTACTTCTGGCTCTGCACCATTAGACCCTATTTCTGGATTAGAAACTGTACAAATAGGAGCAAAATACCTAGTATATGATCCTTATAAATATGCTCAAGACGAGGTAAATCTATACAGTTATCATGCTAATAATCGTTTTAAGTGGAAGACACTAATTCCAGCTGTAAGTGTTTATGCCGCCGGTGTTTTTGATTTTACAAATAGTCAGTTTAATACAGTAAGAGAAGACGGTATTAGCCCAAATATTGCTTTAGTACTACAGCACAACTGGGGACGTTGGGTATGGGTAAATAACATAATCTTAGACAGAGTAGGTACTAACTTTCCTACTACCTCATGGATTACTACGCTCACACACTCGTTTAATGAGAAATTTGCAGGTTTTGCAGAGTATCAGCTTATAGATGGTGATTTATATTCCGACTATATTGTAAGAGGTGGTGCGGCATATTTAATTACAAAAAATCTTCAAGTAGACTTAGGTGGTCTTGTAAACTTCAAGGATACTCCATCTAGATGGAACGTATCTGCAGGGGTTTCATACCGATTAGACTTACACGAAAAAGACGAAATCATAAAGGATAAAAATGCGGCAGATGACAAGAACAGTTCATCTAAGAGACAAGCAAAACGCATAAATAAAAAGAAACGTAAAGATGCTGTAGATCCAGATGGTCAAAGCAACGATACAAACTAA